GTTGAGTGACTACGCTCAGAAGCGACCAAACTCGGCCTCTCTGCTCCTTTTAAACCAGGCGcccctttcttctctgctgtttgaAAGGCTGCCTTGAAATTTAAAGGATTATATGGATCATCTGAGGTACAGAATGAGTTCCAAAGTTTCAAGTTTTCTGCCTCATCCACGCTGCTACAGTCCCAGTCGTCCTCCTCTTCAGAACTAGGTTGAGGAGAGCCTGAAGACTCTGCCCATGAAgaatcttcctcctcctcctcctccacatcCCACATATCCTTTCCCGGATTACTGGAAGATGTCTGAATGGTGGCTGTGAAGTTCTGAGGGTTGTACGGGTCCAAACTGTAGAAGGAATTCCAGAGATGAAGCCTTTCTCCGTCCTGGCTACCAGCGTCTGAATCCGAGGGGAGCCCTTCACTATCAAACCCatcgtcatcatcatcatcccaGTCATCCTCATCACCCGCACTCTCCTCCCCACTGGAAACTCCCCCTATGATATAGTCTATTAATTTATTCGCACAGACAGGTCTGGCTGGATCTGGAAGGTTTTGCTCTATTTCAGAGTCCTCGTCATCCTCTTCAGTCAAGGCTTCCACCTCCAGTGCCCCCTTCTCAGCTGAACCCCTTACGCCCTCCTGATCCAGGGGACAACCTCCAGGTTGCCTCTCAGTATCTCTCGGCTCCTCGGGTCCCTTCAACTCCCCGGCATCGCACTGCTGCTCTCTCCGTAGCCCTACCTCTTCTTGACGAACACCTTtgtgctgctcctcctccaggCTGTGATAGCCGTGGTCCGGGTCTGGCACAGTTAAGCTCGCTAAATGCCACCGCTGGAGAAAGGCCAAGCGCTTGCTGCGGAGGAACTCAGCCTCCGGCAAGCCGCCCCGGGCGGGGCAGCCTCGCCAGGCCTCCGCGGAGACGTCGGCtcgcaggggctggggcagatGGCTCTtgccggaggaggaggaggcctGGCCCTGCTCCGGGTCCTGCATGTACAAGCCCACACGCGGTACGGAGAAGGACACCAGGCTGCTCCGCACCAGCCCCATTCCCCGGAGGCCCGGGAGGGGCTCCGCGCTGCCCTCTCGCCCCTTCTCCCGGGGCTCTTCCGGCCACGGCAGCGTCTCCTCGGCCCAGTCCAGCGAGGCGGCGGGCTccgacagcagcagcagctgggggcCCTTGGCGGGCGGCGGTCCGGCGGGGCAGAGGGCACCGCTCAGCGCGGGGCCGGGCAGCAGCCGCTGCAGCAAAGCGGGCAGCGGGGAGAGGAGCTGCGACATCAGCCGCAGCAAAGAGAAAGGCGGGCTCGCCTGGGGCGAGGCGCCGGCGGGGGCCGCGCTAGGCCCCGCCAGCTTAGGCCAGGCCGCGGCTAAGCTCAGCCGGGCCCGCCCTAGGCCGGCG
The sequence above is a segment of the Phalacrocorax aristotelis chromosome 21, bGulAri2.1, whole genome shotgun sequence genome. Coding sequences within it:
- the PPP1R15B gene encoding protein phosphatase 1 regulatory subunit 15B isoform X2 produces the protein MRLRVGRAPAAGGLRRCARPRAAILCRRPQQDGAEYPGEAARRRLPPPRSPSTERCSATPTAPLGTLRSLLCPPPLMEPSGRESAGLGRARLSLAAAWPKLAGPSAAPAGASPQASPPFSLLRLMSQLLSPLPALLQRLLPGPALSGALCPAGPPPAKGPQLLLLSEPAASLDWAEETLPWPEEPREKGREGSAEPLPGLRGMGLVRSSLVSFSVPRVGLYMQDPEQGQASSSSGKSHLPQPLRADVSAEAWRGCPARGGLPEAEFLRSKRLAFLQRWHLASLTVPDPDHGYHSLEEEQHKGVRQEEVGLRREQQCDAGELKGPEEPRDTERQPGGCPLDQEGVRGSAEKGALEVEALTEEDDEDSEIEQNLPDPARPVCANKLIDYIIGGVSSGEESAGDEDDWDDDDDDGFDSEGLPSDSDAGSQDGERLHLWNSFYSLDPYNPQNFTATIQTSSSNPGKDMWDVEEEEEEDSSWAESSGSPQPSSEEEDDWDCSSVDEAENLKLWNSFCTSDDPYNPLNFKAAFQTAEKKGAPGLKGAERPSLVASERSHSTVCRVQLEKHNCGVADFVQHDILSGEKCRSTKRKKVTFLEKVTEYYISSEEDRKGPWEELARDGCRFQKRIQETEEAIGYCFTTEHRQRVFNRLQETYNKRVDLV
- the PPP1R15B gene encoding protein phosphatase 1 regulatory subunit 15B isoform X1; this encodes MRLRVGRAPAAGGLRRCARPRAAILCRRPQQDGAEYPGEAARRRLPPPRSPSTERCSATPTAPLGTLRSLLCPPPLMEPSGRESAGLGRARLSLAAAWPKLAGPSAAPAGASPQASPPFSLLRLMSQLLSPLPALLQRLLPGPALSGALCPAGPPPAKGPQLLLLSEPAASLDWAEETLPWPEEPREKGREGSAEPLPGLRGMGLVRSSLVSFSVPRVGLYMQDPEQGQASSSSGKSHLPQPLRADVSAEAWRGCPARGGLPEAEFLRSKRLAFLQRWHLASLTVPDPDHGYHSLEEEQHKGVRQEEVGLRREQQCDAGELKGPEEPRDTERQPGGCPLDQEGVRGSAEKGALEVEALTEEDDEDSEIEQNLPDPARPVCANKLIDYIIGGVSSGEESAGDEDDWDDDDDDGFDSEGLPSDSDAGSQDGERLHLWNSFYSLDPYNPQNFTATIQTSSSNPGKDMWDVEEEEEEDSSWAESSGSPQPSSEEEDDWDCSSVDEAENLKLWNSFCTSDDPYNPLNFKAAFQTAEKKGAPGLKGAERPSLVASERSHSTVCRVQLEKHNCGVADFVQHDILSGEKCRSTKRKKVTFLEKVTEYYISSEEDRKGPWEELARDGCRFQKRIQETEEAIGQNKKAAPFGCVFGPEGCCVALIQAVSSILENLVLRLLWTTHLVHWCLQEALEWCELTPANTDPLFAEAWKRLQLGTEQN
- the PPP1R15B gene encoding protein phosphatase 1 regulatory subunit 15B isoform X3, with the translated sequence MRLRVGRAPAAGGLRRCARPRAAILCRRPQQDGAEYPGEAARRRLPPPRSPSTERCSATPTAPLGTLRSLLCPPPLMEPSGRESAGLGRARLSLAAAWPKLAGPSAAPAGASPQASPPFSLLRLMSQLLSPLPALLQRLLPGPALSGALCPAGPPPAKGPQLLLLSEPAASLDWAEETLPWPEEPREKGREGSAEPLPGLRGMGLVRSSLVSFSVPRVGLYMQDPEQGQASSSSGKSHLPQPLRADVSAEAWRGCPARGGLPEAEFLRSKRLAFLQRWHLASLTVPDPDHGYHSLEEEQHKGVRQEEVGLRREQQCDAGELKGPEEPRDTERQPGGCPLDQEGVRGSAEKGALEVEALTEEDDEDSEIEQNLPDPARPVCANKLIDYIIGGVSSGEESAGDEDDWDDDDDDGFDSEGLPSDSDAGSQDGERLHLWNSFYSLDPYNPQNFTATIQTSSSNPGKDMWDVEEEEEEDSSWAESSGSPQPSSEEEDDWDCSSVDEAENLKLWNSFCTSDDPYNPLNFKAAFQTAEKKGAPGLKGAERPSLVASERSHSTVCRVQLEKHNCGVADFVQHDILSGEKCRSTKRKKFLSSEKQIRAVR